The Pocillopora verrucosa isolate sample1 chromosome 14, ASM3666991v2, whole genome shotgun sequence genome has a segment encoding these proteins:
- the LOC131778343 gene encoding tauropine dehydrogenase yields MKIANRKICHWPILAVYLKDFFCRGADERQRLRLHEHFVAVIDKKDSRLNISKRKVIRALPVMSTTDGIKLLICGSGNGAHAFAGIASSHPGTEVRVLSLYQDEAERWSKIMQTADLEITCNRRDQDPSIIRSKPALITKNPEKAVRGVDIIAFVLPAFAHQVFLEALKPYIEPGVIIVGLPGASGLEFQVRGILGDKANSCTVMNFESLPWACRLSEFGRKCEVLGTKETLVGAMQVGSDAPPKKEPVTSLQYLLGGFPRLTVSGHLIGVSLMNPNACSHPAIMYGQWVGWDGTPLDQPPMFYTGVTEETGELLTKMSDEVVHLGKVIGEKSGADMSQVVPMLEWDLRCYPEDIADKTNQYSALRTNAAYQGLKHPVKETGHGKFVPDFHHRYLTEDIPYGLSVIRGIADIAGVKTPYIDKVLLWAQGKVGKNYIEDGQLKGSDVASTRAPQRYGLLTLKDVLG; encoded by the exons atgaaaatcgccaacaggaagatttgccactggccgattttggccgtttacctgaaggacttcttctgtcg CGGTGCCGATGAGCGCCAACGTCTTAGGCTGCACGAGCATTTTGTCGCTGTTATTGATAAAAAAGATTCCCGGCTAAATATAAGTAAGAG aaaagttaTCAGAGCTCTACCAGTTATGAGTACCACAGACGGCATAAAGCTTCTGATCTGTGGCAGTGGTAATGGTGCGCATGCCTTCGCTGGCATCGCCTCGTCACATCCGGGAACTGAAGTCAGGGTGCTCAGTTTGTATCAAGACGAGGCTGAGCGTTGGAGCAAAATCATGCAAACCGCTGACCTAGAGATCACATGCAACCGCCGTGACCAAGACCCGAGCATCATCAGATCCAAGCCAGCTTTGATAACTAAAAACCCAGAGAAAGCCGTGCGTGGTGTTGACATCATAGCCTTCGTGCTGCCAGCATTTGCCCATCAGGTGTTTCTGGAAGCTCTTAAGCCGTATATCGAACCGGGTGTGATAATTGTTGGTCTGCCAGGGGCCTCGGGACTAGAATTCCAAGTTCGCGGCATACTAGGAGATAAAGCAAACAGTTGTACGGTGATGAACTTCGAATCCTTGCCTTGGGCTTGTCGTCTGAGTGAATTCGGCAGGAAATGCGAAGTCCTGGGAACCAAGGAGACCCTAGTTGGCGCAATGCAG GTTGGATCCGATGCACCACCTAAGAAGGAGCCAGTTACGTCTTTACAGTACCTTCTTGGTGGGTTTCCTCGCTTGACTGTCTCTGGGCACCTTATCGGTGTTTCTCTTATGAACCCTAATGCGTGCTCGCACCCGGCCATCATGTATGGTCAATGGGTGGGGTGGGACGGAACTCCATTGGACCAACCACCCATGTTTTATACCGGGGTCACTGAAGAGACAGGCGAGCTTCTTACCAAAATGTCGGACGAGGTAGTTCACTTGGGAAAAGTCATCGGGGAAAAGTCTGGAGCCGATATGTCTCAG GTCGTTCCCATGTTAGAATGGGATTTACGCTGTTATCCTGAGGATATAGCTGATAAAACAAACCAGTACTCCGCTCTGCGAACAAACGCCGCTTACCAGGGCCTGAAACATCCCGTGAAAGAGACTGGACACGGAAAATTCGTGCCAGACTTTCATCACCGCTATCTGACAGAGGATATCCCATACGGGCTCTCTGTCATACGGGGTATAGCGGATATCGCAGGAGTGAAGACGCCATACATCGATAAAGTGCTTCTCTGGGCTCAGGGAAAGGTCGGGAAAAATTACATTGAAGATGGCCAGCTTAAAGGGAGTGATGTCGCCTCCACCAGAGCCCCACAAAGATACGGCCTCTTAACACTAAAAGACGTTCTGGGTTGA
- the LOC131778365 gene encoding type I iodothyronine deiodinase — protein MIYSTCMFLCYYLGTSVLLLAFTVLRLLKLIPCTQWIISEFVNKISTIQMPREDYWDSLFTWPMLSSKRSSMLLELQKTASWGKIAPDSELISVDGKSRYRLLEFCRGNRPLVVNFGSWTCPVFRTRVNEFLSIVREFRDVADFLTIYVEEAHPTNGWKLENNITIPQHQTQEERCSAAKMMLDSVEFICPVLADTMTNEANKAYAGMPIRLYIIRRNQIQYAGGMGPTFYNLKEVRQWLQNIRIHPKTARHRA, from the exons ATGATCTACAGCACGTGTATGTTTTTGTGCTACTATCTCGGCACTTCAGTGCTGTTGCTTGCGTTTACAGTATTGCGGCTTTTGAAACTCATTCCTTGTACACAGTGGATCATTTCAGAGTTTGTAAACAAGATTTCGACAATCCAAATGCCCAGGGAGGACTATTGGGATTCACTATTCACATGGCCTATGTTAAGCTCCAAACGCTCGTCAATGCTACTCGAACTGCAAAAGACAGCTTCTTGGGGAAAAATCGCCCCAGACTCCGAGCTCATTTCGGTAGACGGAAAATCACGTTATCGTCTCTTAGAATTTTGCAGAGGCAACCGTCCTCTCGTCGTCAACTTCGGCAGTTGGACCTGCCCTGTTTTCAGAACAAGGGTGAACGAGTTCCTCTCCATCGTGCGAGAATTCAGGGACGTGGCCGATTTCTTGACGATATATGTAGAGGAAGCCCATCCAACCAATGGTTGGAAATTGGAG AATAACATCACAATACCACAACACCAAACTCAGGAAGAGAGATGTAGCGCTGCAAAGATGATGTTAGATTCAGTTGAATTCATCTGTCCAGTTTTGGCAGACACCATGACGAATGAAGCGAACAAGGCTTACGCTGGCATGCCTATCAGACTCTACATCATCAGAAGGAACCAAATACAATACGCAGGGGGGATGGGACCCACATTTTACAATCTTAAGGAAGTAAGACAATGGCTTCAGAACATCAGAATTCATCCGAAAACTGCCAGGCACAGAGCGTAG